In Methanobacteriales archaeon HGW-Methanobacteriales-1, a genomic segment contains:
- a CDS encoding nitrogen fixation protein NifH encodes MAGWKSHLNADPTGWLLEENNPSVRYFTLRDILDRPKNDLEVKNAQEKIMEIGVVPKILAKQEIGGYWGIPENFYSRAKYKGTSWQLITLAELGANGKDERIRKTCEFIFKTAQDPISGAFSYISNKNGEGDYERVLPCLTANMVWSLIKFGYLEDERIQKAIEWLIKYQRFDDEPGKAPNEWPYKRWKRCYGERTCHSIIVKSLKVFAEIPKNERTPEMEDYIDKGAEHMLNHHIYKRSQPPTLGSFKWLEFGFPLMWNIDALEVLGLLTKLGYKDERMRDAFDIMVSKQNDDGKWLLENTFNGRVQVGIERKGKPSKWITLNALRVLKGYYG; translated from the coding sequence ATGGCTGGCTGGAAATCTCATTTAAATGCAGATCCTACAGGATGGCTCCTTGAAGAAAATAATCCTTCAGTTAGATACTTCACTTTGAGGGATATTCTTGATAGGCCCAAAAATGATTTGGAAGTAAAAAATGCCCAAGAAAAAATCATGGAAATTGGAGTAGTTCCTAAAATATTGGCTAAACAAGAAATTGGAGGATATTGGGGGATTCCTGAGAATTTTTATAGTCGAGCAAAATATAAGGGGACTTCATGGCAGTTAATAACACTTGCCGAGCTGGGAGCTAATGGAAAAGATGAAAGAATAAGAAAAACCTGTGAATTCATATTTAAAACTGCTCAGGATCCAATTAGTGGTGCATTTTCGTATATAAGTAATAAAAACGGAGAAGGTGACTATGAACGAGTTCTACCATGTCTTACCGCAAATATGGTATGGTCTCTTATTAAATTTGGGTATTTAGAAGATGAACGAATTCAAAAAGCAATAGAATGGTTAATAAAATACCAGAGATTTGATGACGAACCAGGTAAAGCACCAAATGAATGGCCATATAAAAGATGGAAAAGGTGTTATGGTGAACGCACATGTCACAGCATCATTGTAAAATCCCTTAAAGTCTTTGCTGAAATACCTAAAAATGAAAGAACACCCGAAATGGAGGATTATATTGATAAAGGGGCGGAACATATGCTTAATCATCATATCTATAAAAGAAGCCAACCTCCGACTTTAGGTAGTTTTAAATGGCTAGAATTTGGTTTTCCATTGATGTGGAACATAGATGCTCTGGAAGTTTTGGGCCTACTTACTAAACTGGGTTATAAAGATGAAAGAATGAGGGATGCCTTTGATATTATGGTATCCAAACAGAATGATGATGGTAAATGGTTATTGGAAAATACGTTTAATGGGCGTGTTCAAGTGGGAATTGAAAGAAAGGGAAAACCCAGTAAATGGATTACTTTAAATGCATTGCGAGTTTTAAAAGGATATTATGGTTAA
- a CDS encoding MarR family transcriptional regulator, translating into MNHELELVESMDKLSIFMEKFHKKILSGDLKNFTLRQLYYIELIHKNDDISVSEIAKMLEVKKSTVSIAVNQLIDQDIVIKVQSSADKRQYFLQLTLKGEGIMDLHMQVHKNMIKQILEILNPEEAEEFIKIVDKITNM; encoded by the coding sequence ATGAATCATGAACTTGAACTGGTAGAATCTATGGATAAATTAAGCATATTTATGGAAAAATTCCATAAGAAGATTCTAAGCGGGGATTTAAAGAATTTTACTTTGAGGCAACTATATTATATCGAATTAATCCATAAAAACGACGATATTAGCGTTTCAGAAATAGCGAAAATGCTTGAAGTCAAAAAATCCACAGTTTCTATAGCTGTTAATCAGCTTATCGATCAAGACATTGTAATCAAAGTCCAGTCAAGTGCCGATAAACGCCAGTATTTTCTCCAGCTCACATTGAAAGGCGAAGGTATAATGGACCTACATATGCAAGTCCATAAAAATATGATTAAACAGATTTTAGAGATTTTGAATCCAGAAGAAGCTGAGGAATTCATTAAAATTGTAGATAAAATTACAAACATGTAA
- a CDS encoding DNA alkylation repair protein, whose protein sequence is MIFEEIIKELESLSNPEDVEGMARFGINPEKVYGVRIPELRRIAKKAGKDHVLAKELWSFAYHETRILATMIEDPVEVTEEQMENWVVDFDTWDICDQCCMNLFDKTPFAYKKVFEWSKREEEFVKRAAFTMMAVLAVHDKKTTNDKFEQFFPVIIRESDDNRNFVKKAVNWALRGIGKRNMVLNKMAIETAMEIKKLDFKSAKWISSNALRELESEKVQNRLNNLK, encoded by the coding sequence ATGATATTTGAAGAAATAATAAAAGAATTAGAATCTCTTTCCAATCCAGAAGATGTAGAAGGCATGGCCCGTTTTGGTATAAATCCTGAAAAAGTATATGGGGTACGAATACCCGAGCTAAGGCGCATTGCAAAAAAAGCAGGTAAAGATCATGTTCTTGCAAAAGAGCTATGGAGTTTTGCTTATCATGAGACTAGAATATTGGCCACTATGATTGAAGACCCGGTAGAAGTTACTGAGGAGCAAATGGAAAACTGGGTAGTGGATTTTGATACTTGGGACATCTGTGACCAGTGCTGTATGAATCTATTTGATAAAACACCCTTTGCTTATAAAAAAGTTTTTGAATGGAGTAAGAGGGAAGAAGAATTTGTAAAAAGAGCAGCTTTTACCATGATGGCTGTTCTAGCAGTGCATGATAAAAAAACCACAAATGATAAATTTGAGCAATTTTTCCCGGTTATTATTAGAGAATCTGATGATAACCGAAATTTCGTTAAAAAAGCAGTTAACTGGGCTTTAAGGGGAATAGGAAAAAGAAATATGGTCTTAAATAAGATGGCCATTGAAACTGCAATGGAAATAAAAAAATTGGATTTTAAAAGTGCAAAGTGGATATCCTCTAATGCTTTAAGAGAACTAGAAAGTGAAAAAGTTCAAAATAGACTAAATAATTTGAAATAG
- a CDS encoding phosphoesterase PA-phosphatase: protein MNNLKENKKYENQAQLISDFSNAPILAFIVFSIINFYYLNFNDFIKIDIISIFFASILPTAVIIVFFKKKNIHRDLLKKEDRKIPLIIAIISYFLGTIALFIMEAPTISTALMFCYFSNTIIVMGITRYWKISIHLMGISGPATGLIFAFGLTGAIFGLLGPLVMWSRVYLNRHTISQVLAGFLFGFILTAAQMILFLNLII, encoded by the coding sequence ATGAACAATCTAAAAGAAAATAAAAAGTACGAAAATCAGGCCCAGCTAATTTCAGACTTTAGTAATGCTCCTATTTTGGCCTTTATTGTTTTTTCAATTATAAATTTTTACTACTTAAATTTCAACGATTTTATTAAAATAGACATCATAAGTATTTTTTTTGCCAGCATACTGCCCACCGCAGTAATAATAGTTTTTTTTAAGAAAAAGAATATTCATCGTGACCTTTTGAAAAAGGAAGATAGGAAAATACCATTAATAATTGCCATTATTTCCTATTTTTTAGGGACTATCGCTCTTTTCATAATGGAAGCACCAACCATTAGTACTGCACTAATGTTCTGCTATTTTTCCAATACCATAATAGTAATGGGCATAACCCGATACTGGAAGATAAGCATACATTTGATGGGAATTTCAGGCCCTGCAACAGGTTTAATTTTTGCATTTGGCTTGACTGGTGCCATATTTGGATTATTAGGGCCTTTGGTAATGTGGAGTCGAGTATATTTAAATCGACACACTATTTCTCAAGTTTTGGCCGGGTTTTTGTTCGGTTTTATACTTACTGCTGCCCAAATGATCCTATTCTTAAATTTAATTATTTAA
- a CDS encoding MBL fold metallo-hydrolase: MIFEMIKSAGIAHNSYFLGAQGKASIIDPRRDVDIYIDMAEANNFKIEHIFETHRNEDYIIGSLELAELTGAKILHGSQVNFGYGNPVFDKDTFSLGSLELEVLETPGHTNESISLVIKDKSVSDDAQMVFVGDALFAGEVGRVDFFGKSETPHMARLLYNSIYQKILPLGDHTIICPSHGAGSVCGADIREQDMTTIGYEKKTNPLLQLSEEDFIQTKVEEKLYTPPYFRQMEINNQNGPKILGSIPYITPLNAHEVKSKAFKGAQIVDVRKPTSFGGGHIPGSINIWREGLGAYAGWFLNYEDPIIIVDDNEKQLDEIKRYLIRLGYDNIYGHLSDGFPSWYMAAMKVENLDMWSVQQLKEAQDNGQDIFLLDVRKLNDRKKKYIENSHHIWVGEVPLKLNEIPKDQAVIIYCDSGYKSTIAASILQKNGYKSVKSVLGSMGAWLKAEYSVVK, encoded by the coding sequence ATGATATTTGAAATGATTAAATCTGCAGGCATTGCCCATAATTCTTATTTTTTAGGTGCCCAGGGAAAAGCCAGCATAATAGATCCTCGAAGAGATGTAGATATTTATATTGATATGGCAGAGGCCAATAATTTCAAAATAGAACACATTTTTGAAACACACCGTAATGAAGATTATATAATTGGTTCTTTGGAACTGGCAGAACTTACTGGGGCCAAAATACTTCATGGTTCACAAGTGAATTTTGGTTATGGAAACCCCGTATTCGATAAAGACACATTTAGCTTAGGTTCTCTGGAACTAGAAGTTTTAGAAACACCAGGACATACTAACGAAAGTATATCACTTGTAATTAAAGATAAAAGTGTTTCTGATGATGCACAGATGGTTTTTGTAGGAGATGCACTTTTTGCCGGTGAAGTGGGTCGAGTTGATTTTTTTGGAAAGTCAGAAACGCCCCATATGGCTCGCTTATTGTACAATAGTATATATCAAAAAATATTGCCCCTAGGAGATCATACTATAATCTGCCCATCCCATGGAGCAGGTTCAGTTTGTGGAGCAGATATTCGAGAACAGGATATGACCACCATAGGTTATGAAAAAAAGACAAATCCATTACTACAGCTAAGTGAAGAAGATTTTATTCAAACAAAAGTGGAAGAAAAACTTTATACTCCACCTTACTTTAGGCAAATGGAAATTAACAATCAGAATGGGCCCAAAATACTGGGGAGTATCCCCTATATAACCCCATTGAATGCACACGAAGTTAAATCTAAGGCATTTAAAGGTGCTCAAATAGTTGATGTTAGAAAGCCAACCAGCTTTGGTGGAGGTCACATCCCAGGCAGTATTAATATTTGGAGAGAAGGTCTGGGAGCTTATGCAGGGTGGTTCTTGAATTATGAAGATCCTATAATTATCGTTGATGATAATGAAAAACAATTAGATGAAATAAAACGATACCTCATAAGATTAGGTTATGATAATATCTATGGTCATTTATCAGATGGTTTTCCATCATGGTATATGGCTGCTATGAAAGTTGAAAACCTAGATATGTGGTCCGTTCAACAGTTAAAAGAAGCTCAAGATAATGGGCAAGATATATTTTTACTGGATGTGAGAAAATTAAATGATCGTAAAAAGAAATATATTGAAAATTCCCACCACATATGGGTAGGAGAAGTGCCTTTAAAACTAAATGAAATTCCAAAAGACCAGGCAGTTATAATATACTGTGATTCTGGTTATAAGTCAACTATTGCTGCTAGCATATTACAAAAAAATGGATATAAATCCGTTAAAAGTGTTTTAGGTAGTATGGGAGCCTGGTTAAAGGCCGAATATTCCGTGGTTAAATAA
- a CDS encoding ABC transporter ATP-binding protein: MGYAIETNKISKKYDSFTAVDSIDLKVPRNSIYGVLGPNGAGKTTLISMLCTILRPTSGSAKVNGYDIVKQAKQVRASIGIVFQSRALDDILTGREHLEMHAALYGVPKDIRQERLDEVLDLIALGKKADEYVKTYSGGMKRRLEIGRGLIHHPKVLFLDEPTLGLDPQTRESIWDYIYDLNQNHDITVLLTTHYMEEADKLCDEVAIINQGHIITSESPKNLKRDLKADTLTINVDSPEEFVEKVKTLEFIKEAFLVDGEVKLMVEMGENLIPAVVGFASEQGFPIRSIELEHPNLEDVFIKFTGSKITSEGK, from the coding sequence ATGGGCTATGCAATTGAAACTAATAAAATCAGTAAAAAATATGATAGTTTCACAGCTGTAGATTCTATTGATCTTAAAGTGCCTAGAAATAGCATATATGGTGTTTTAGGACCTAATGGGGCTGGAAAAACTACTTTAATTTCTATGCTTTGCACTATACTGCGTCCTACAAGTGGTTCAGCAAAAGTAAATGGTTATGATATTGTAAAACAGGCCAAGCAAGTTAGAGCATCCATTGGAATTGTATTTCAATCAAGGGCACTGGATGATATTTTAACTGGTAGGGAACATCTGGAAATGCATGCTGCATTATATGGGGTTCCTAAAGACATTCGACAGGAAAGGCTGGATGAAGTGCTGGATTTAATAGCACTGGGGAAAAAAGCAGATGAATATGTTAAAACATATTCTGGGGGGATGAAAAGACGGCTTGAAATTGGAAGGGGATTAATTCATCACCCTAAAGTTCTTTTTTTAGATGAACCGACTTTGGGGCTTGATCCCCAAACCAGGGAAAGTATTTGGGATTATATCTATGATTTGAACCAGAATCATGACATTACAGTACTCTTAACCACTCACTACATGGAGGAGGCAGATAAACTCTGTGATGAGGTAGCTATTATTAATCAGGGCCATATAATCACTTCTGAATCTCCAAAAAATCTAAAAAGGGATCTAAAAGCAGATACACTTACAATTAATGTAGATTCTCCGGAGGAGTTTGTAGAAAAAGTTAAAACCCTTGAATTCATAAAAGAGGCATTTTTAGTGGATGGTGAGGTTAAATTAATGGTTGAAATGGGAGAAAATCTAATTCCTGCAGTTGTTGGGTTTGCCAGCGAACAAGGATTCCCTATTCGGTCTATTGAACTGGAACATCCCAATTTAGAAGATGTTTTTATCAAATTTACAGGTTCTAAGATTACTAGTGAGGGGAAATAA
- a CDS encoding pyridoxamine 5'-phosphate oxidase, producing the protein MSLYKVPLIKKNEYDFIIKNNFISRIAFTGEYPYIAPFLYVFQDNHLYFLSTKYGKKIKRLEKNPRVAVEIEEYNKDLSDYQFVTLQGQIIEEESPEKRKEVRQLFANLIKSKGLSRNILAALGHSPEDPLDCLVQKECSYVWKLVNVKSIIGIKKAE; encoded by the coding sequence TTGAGTTTATACAAAGTGCCCCTAATAAAAAAAAATGAGTACGATTTTATTATCAAAAATAATTTCATTAGTAGAATTGCCTTCACTGGAGAATATCCATATATCGCCCCATTTCTATATGTTTTTCAAGATAATCATCTTTATTTCTTATCTACAAAATATGGGAAAAAAATCAAGAGATTGGAGAAAAATCCCCGGGTAGCTGTGGAAATAGAAGAATATAATAAGGACTTATCCGATTACCAGTTTGTAACCTTGCAAGGCCAGATTATAGAAGAAGAATCACCCGAAAAACGAAAGGAAGTAAGACAGCTTTTTGCCAATCTTATCAAATCAAAGGGTTTATCTAGAAATATTTTAGCTGCTTTAGGCCATTCTCCTGAGGATCCATTAGATTGTCTCGTTCAAAAAGAGTGTTCTTATGTGTGGAAATTAGTTAATGTTAAATCAATTATTGGTATAAAAAAAGCAGAATAA
- the mraW gene encoding 16S rRNA (cytosine(1402)-N(4))-methyltransferase, which translates to MKQRDKDRFHSLKMADAYNHMCQMLVPGYNFLQDTLINILKFEDIKEIVLLDLGAGSGIFLEKVLKEFPDSKCYYLDYSDDFMQVAKERLRKYDDRVTFIKSDFSGNWESKISEAPTVITSSSAIHHLSSENKKKLYKKCYDTLKEEGWFFNIDEMKTVNEDAYIKNLYYWVYHANKQKKQLSDDDMDAYLKWMDQFNNWKKRNVDGIDKPKKEGDDIHESFLAQLDWLKEIGFIETDVFSKHFLWCLIGGKKVYGTF; encoded by the coding sequence ATGAAACAGAGAGATAAAGACCGTTTTCATTCATTGAAAATGGCAGATGCCTACAACCATATGTGCCAGATGCTAGTTCCAGGATATAATTTTCTACAGGATACTTTAATAAACATTTTAAAATTTGAAGATATTAAAGAAATAGTTCTTTTAGATTTAGGGGCCGGAAGCGGTATCTTCCTGGAAAAAGTATTAAAAGAATTTCCTGATTCAAAATGCTATTATTTAGACTACTCTGATGATTTCATGCAGGTTGCAAAAGAAAGATTACGAAAATATGATGACAGAGTGACTTTTATAAAGTCTGATTTTTCAGGAAATTGGGAATCAAAAATTAGTGAAGCCCCCACGGTAATTACTTCTTCATCGGCAATTCATCATCTATCCAGCGAGAATAAAAAGAAGCTTTATAAAAAATGTTATGATACATTAAAAGAAGAAGGTTGGTTTTTCAATATCGATGAAATGAAAACTGTTAATGAAGACGCCTACATAAAAAACCTTTATTACTGGGTATATCACGCCAATAAACAAAAAAAACAGCTTTCGGATGATGATATGGATGCTTATCTTAAATGGATGGATCAATTCAACAATTGGAAAAAGAGAAATGTTGATGGTATTGATAAACCTAAAAAGGAAGGGGACGATATCCATGAATCATTTTTAGCACAATTAGATTGGTTAAAAGAAATAGGTTTCATCGAAACAGATGTATTTTCCAAGCATTTCTTATGGTGTTTAATAGGTGGTAAGAAGGTATATGGAACTTTTTAA
- the fumC gene encoding class II fumarate hydratase encodes MENKLRKEADSLGEVQVPKNKLWGAQTQRSLKYFNIGEELIPREMIESYGILKKAAAIVNYNEKKLNKEQKDLIVQVCDEILNGEHQNQFPLHVWMTGSGTHFNMNINEVISNRCSQLAGKPLGSKIPVHPNDHINMSQSSNDTFPTAMNISTAKGITGRLIPSITQLRDALGKKSDEWKDIIKVGRTHMQDATPITLGQEFSGYVGMLDDNLERLNDSLKGVYKIALGGTAVGTGINSSPEFGEKTAEEIAKLTKMPFITANNKFAVQGSHDDLVMVSGALKTLATSLFKISNDIRLLSCGPRCGFNEINIPSNEPGSSIMPGKINPTQCEALAMISVQVMANDMAVTLGGAGGYLEMNVYKPLMIHNIMQSIRIMVDGCHNFTKFLVEGMTVNEEQINYFLERSLMVVTALSPVIGYDKASNVAHYALENDLTIKEAALKLNYISKEEFERVVDPLKMTHPNK; translated from the coding sequence ATGGAAAATAAACTTCGTAAAGAAGCTGATAGTTTAGGAGAAGTTCAGGTTCCGAAAAATAAGCTGTGGGGTGCTCAAACCCAGCGTTCTTTAAAATATTTCAACATAGGAGAAGAACTAATTCCTCGTGAAATGATAGAATCCTATGGAATTTTGAAAAAAGCGGCAGCAATTGTAAATTACAATGAAAAAAAACTTAATAAAGAGCAAAAAGATTTAATAGTTCAAGTCTGTGATGAAATATTAAATGGAGAGCATCAAAATCAGTTTCCACTCCATGTATGGATGACTGGAAGTGGAACTCATTTCAATATGAATATTAATGAAGTTATCTCTAATCGATGCTCTCAACTAGCTGGAAAACCTTTAGGAAGCAAAATACCCGTACATCCCAATGACCACATAAATATGTCGCAATCATCAAATGATACATTTCCTACAGCCATGAACATATCAACTGCTAAGGGCATAACAGGGAGACTTATTCCTTCAATAACTCAATTAAGAGATGCTTTAGGTAAAAAATCAGATGAATGGAAAGATATTATTAAGGTAGGTCGGACCCATATGCAGGATGCTACCCCCATAACATTAGGCCAGGAATTTTCAGGCTATGTGGGCATGTTAGATGACAACCTAGAACGTTTAAATGATTCTTTAAAGGGCGTTTATAAAATAGCCCTGGGTGGAACTGCTGTGGGAACTGGAATTAATTCATCTCCAGAATTTGGAGAAAAAACAGCTGAAGAAATTGCAAAATTAACCAAAATGCCTTTTATAACTGCAAACAACAAATTTGCAGTTCAAGGATCACATGATGACTTAGTAATGGTTAGTGGAGCCTTGAAAACGTTAGCCACATCACTTTTTAAAATTTCTAATGATATTCGTCTATTGAGTTGTGGACCTCGCTGCGGTTTTAATGAGATTAATATTCCATCCAATGAGCCAGGATCATCAATAATGCCTGGAAAAATTAATCCAACACAGTGCGAGGCCTTGGCCATGATTTCAGTTCAAGTGATGGCCAATGATATGGCAGTGACTCTGGGTGGGGCCGGAGGGTATCTGGAAATGAACGTTTACAAGCCACTCATGATCCACAATATAATGCAATCTATTAGAATAATGGTGGATGGATGCCATAATTTCACTAAATTTTTGGTAGAAGGCATGACCGTAAATGAAGAACAAATTAATTATTTTCTGGAAAGGTCTTTAATGGTAGTAACTGCCTTAAGTCCAGTAATTGGATACGACAAAGCATCAAATGTTGCCCACTATGCTTTAGAAAATGATTTAACTATTAAAGAAGCCGCTTTAAAACTAAATTACATTTCAAAAGAAGAATTTGAAAGAGTAGTGGATCCCTTGAAAATGACCCATCCTAATAAATAA
- a CDS encoding daunorubicin ABC transporter permease has product MAEIEGIYTIWLRETKRFFRYRSRIVTSVVTPLLWLIIFGTGLGSAVRFGGNIPGGYQAFIYPGIIGQTILFTSIFSGLSVIMDRQYGFLKEILVAPISRPSIVLGKALGISTASVIQASILLILSFIVGVSMNPLTFILCIIIALIMSVGLGGMGLVIAAFTDSMEGFNLIMSFIVLPMFLLSGALFPITGLPTWLQTAVYINPLTYGVDALRAATLGESALPLEISIIVIAFFAVLMILISALIFSKKEQSLM; this is encoded by the coding sequence ATGGCAGAAATTGAAGGAATATATACTATCTGGCTAAGAGAAACCAAGAGATTTTTCAGATACCGCTCCCGAATTGTGACTTCGGTGGTAACTCCACTTTTATGGCTAATAATATTTGGGACTGGTTTGGGATCAGCAGTAAGATTTGGTGGGAACATACCTGGTGGATATCAGGCCTTTATTTATCCGGGAATAATTGGTCAGACTATTCTTTTTACATCTATCTTTTCCGGCCTTTCGGTTATTATGGATCGCCAATATGGATTTTTAAAGGAGATACTGGTTGCCCCTATTTCAAGACCTTCTATTGTACTGGGAAAAGCATTGGGAATAAGTACAGCATCAGTAATTCAAGCTTCTATTTTATTGATTCTTTCTTTCATAGTAGGGGTCTCTATGAATCCTTTGACATTCATTCTGTGTATTATAATAGCGTTGATCATGTCAGTGGGACTTGGGGGCATGGGTCTGGTTATTGCTGCTTTTACAGATAGTATGGAAGGATTTAACCTTATAATGAGTTTCATTGTACTACCAATGTTCCTTTTAAGTGGAGCATTGTTTCCCATTACTGGATTGCCAACATGGCTCCAGACAGCAGTTTATATAAATCCCTTGACTTATGGTGTGGATGCACTTAGGGCAGCTACTTTAGGCGAATCAGCACTTCCTTTAGAAATAAGCATTATTGTAATAGCCTTTTTTGCCGTGTTAATGATTTTAATATCTGCATTAATATTTAGCAAGAAAGAACAAAGCTTAATGTGA